The Papaver somniferum cultivar HN1 unplaced genomic scaffold, ASM357369v1 unplaced-scaffold_83, whole genome shotgun sequence genome has a segment encoding these proteins:
- the LOC113345723 gene encoding cardiolipin synthase (CMP-forming), mitochondrial-like isoform X2 encodes MDLLLKWFLKKMRKRKKKLLTLPTILTIGRVAAVPLLISTFYMTSSWETTTMTSTFVVAAITDWLDGYLAPKMRLGTAFGAFLDPVADKLMVAATLVLLCTRPLEVAAFVQQPWLLPLPAIAIIGREITMSAVREWAASQNAKVLEAVAVNNLGKWKTATQMTALTILPASRDSSLSGSGPLVASGVALLYISAGLAVWSLAVYVKNIWRMMVNL; translated from the exons ATGGATTTGTTGCTGAAATGGTTTCTAAAGAAGAtgagaaagagaaaaaagaagttgCTAACTTTGCCTACTATCTTAACTATTGGTCGTGTTGCTGCAGTGCCACTTCTCATTTCAA CTTTTTACATGACTAGCTCGTGGGAGACAACAACTATGACAAGCACATTTGTTGTTGCAGCAATTACAGATTGGCTTGATGGCTACCTTGCTCCTAAG ATGCGTCTAGGTACAGCATTTGGTGCTTTTCTGGATCCTGTTGCTGATAAG CTTATGGTTGCTGCCACATTGGTGTTACTGTGTACCAGACCGTTGGAAGTTGCTGCATTTGTACAACAACCATGGCTACTGCCTCTACCTGCAATAGCAATTATTGGCAGAGAG ATTACAATGTCTGCAGTTAGAGAATGGGCTGCTTCTCAGAATGCTAAAGTTCTCGAG GCTGTTGCTGTGAACAACTTGGGGAAATGGAAAACAGCTACTCAAATGACGGCACTTACTATTCTCCCAGCTTCCCGTGATAGCAG TCTATCAGGTTCAGGGCCGTTAGTTGCTTCAGGTGTTGCTTTACTTTATATCTCGGCAGGTCTTGCAGTTTGGTCACTGGCCGTGTACGTGAAGAACATTTGGAGAATGATGGTCAACTTATAG
- the LOC113345723 gene encoding cardiolipin synthase (CMP-forming), mitochondrial-like isoform X1, with translation MDTERIRSKGSMSIFDRKGMSFGLINGGVANRGLEKNWRSYAFYMTSSWETTTMTSTFVVAAITDWLDGYLAPKMRLGTAFGAFLDPVADKLMVAATLVLLCTRPLEVAAFVQQPWLLPLPAIAIIGREITMSAVREWAASQNAKVLEAVAVNNLGKWKTATQMTALTILPASRDSSLSGSGPLVASGVALLYISAGLAVWSLAVYVKNIWRMMVNL, from the exons ATGGATACGGAGAGAATAAGAAGCAAAGGATCAATGAGTATATTTGATCGAAAAGGAATGTCATTTGGATTGATAAACGGAGGCGTAGCCAATAGAGGTTTAGAGAAAAATTGGAGATCTTATG CTTTTTACATGACTAGCTCGTGGGAGACAACAACTATGACAAGCACATTTGTTGTTGCAGCAATTACAGATTGGCTTGATGGCTACCTTGCTCCTAAG ATGCGTCTAGGTACAGCATTTGGTGCTTTTCTGGATCCTGTTGCTGATAAG CTTATGGTTGCTGCCACATTGGTGTTACTGTGTACCAGACCGTTGGAAGTTGCTGCATTTGTACAACAACCATGGCTACTGCCTCTACCTGCAATAGCAATTATTGGCAGAGAG ATTACAATGTCTGCAGTTAGAGAATGGGCTGCTTCTCAGAATGCTAAAGTTCTCGAG GCTGTTGCTGTGAACAACTTGGGGAAATGGAAAACAGCTACTCAAATGACGGCACTTACTATTCTCCCAGCTTCCCGTGATAGCAG TCTATCAGGTTCAGGGCCGTTAGTTGCTTCAGGTGTTGCTTTACTTTATATCTCGGCAGGTCTTGCAGTTTGGTCACTGGCCGTGTACGTGAAGAACATTTGGAGAATGATGGTCAACTTATAG
- the LOC113345732 gene encoding uncharacterized protein LOC113345732 has translation MGTGTKKSRIDMALGNDDWCNVFPNAKLYHLVQAGSDHCPIMLLTELENRKLWRPFKFYIMWIKNNAFKQQLVASWNTDVSGSPANKLTGKHHVTRKRLSYWNKIEFGDIDRNINKLQDQILAVQQEQYSNSQHDKLIEINKNLEFWEDISRILVTHFSDVSCSSNVTIPDHIFNIIPTVFNENDVADSFNRIPTDEEIFQTVKSMSSWSSPGPDGFQAGFYQSNWNIVGYMPTEFNKTYLSLIPKTDTSKYVVDFRPIGLCNTVYKLISKILSNRIKPHLKHIISPCQDAFVPGRIIHDNIIIFHEMIHTMKHKEGSSGTMDLKLDLSKAFDRLEWPFLFGMLRKIGFHVKFCKLVEQCISTSKISILLNGSPTEEFYHTRGIRQGDSLSPYMFIIAMEFLSRLLTNAANNHVISGFKDARNAPGITHLLFADDILIFAKADMHNIAGILDVLEKFGMYSGQMLNFGKSSVYFSKNISLENKTFLTNALKMSEMKDSDKYLGVTLLLGRDKTKAFKPILQSFGSRYKNWKGKTMNHSARTTMVKHVLNTLPSHKMRSFRIPKTMITQLDTLQRQFWWGKEKGLFFIGWNKLMVPKALGGLGFRNLEHFNTALLAKVAWRACNDEDSLCFEILKAKYSKDGNFLQCGTKINIWLDCWIIGLDSPPVPIVGSSSYSNFTLIPSTGEDFLIWKPDRKGQFSVKSAYNTICTNDVNSIVSIDTTPKEVWSQLWHFRIPHRVQLFIWKWNNTGSPLCLTDTKYVYRLMTTMCFVSNSTNVLNIKAWVPPDKEFVKINIDGSYKSTTKKGSIGLILRDSADQQSHVHWFNSNIVEKVKSKCNSSNRLWFFKSIHRLGNNVAHSLARKARDDEQDFCFVSDFPVFISKLLEKDHYNLAV, from the exons ATGGGAACAGGGACTAAAAAATCCAGAATAGATATGGCTTTAGGCAATGATGATTGGTGTAATGTTTTTCCTAATGCTAAACTCTACCATCTTGTACAGGCTGGTTCTGATCATTGTCCAATAATGCTGCTTACTGAGCTAGAAAATAGAAAGCTTTGGAGACCCTTTAAATTTTATATCATGTGGATAAAAAATAATGCTTTTAAGCAACAGTTAGTTGCTTCCTGGAACACTGATGTTAGTGGCTCTCCAGCCAATAAACTAACTGGGAAACATCATGTTACTAGAAAGAGGCTTTCTTATTGGAATAAAATTGAGTTTGGAGACATAGATAGAAATATTAATAAACTCCAGGATCAAATTTTGGCTGTTCAGCAGGAACAATATTCTAATTCTCAGCATGATAAACTTATAGAAATTAACAAGAATTTGGAGTTCTG GGAAGACATTTCTAGAATATTGGTTACTCATTTTAGTGATGTTAGTTGTTCTTCTAATGTTACTATCCCTGATCATATCTTTAATATTATTCCTACTGTTTTTAATGAGAATGATGTTGCTGATAGTTTCAATAGAATACCTactgatgaagaaatatttcAAACTGTGAAAAGTATGTCTTCTTGGAGCTCCCCAGGGCCTGATGGCTTTCAAGCAGGGTTTTACCAGTCTAATTGGAATATTGTAG GATATATGCCAACTGAATTCAATAAGACTTATCTATCTTTGATTCCTAAAACTGATACTTCCAAGTATGTTGTAGATTTTAGGCCTATAGGTTTATGTAACACTGTTTATAAGCTTATTTCTAAAATCCTTTCTAATAGAATTAAACCTCATCTTAAGCATATCATTTCTCCTTGTCAAGATGCTTTTGTCCCTGGTAGGATTATTCATGACAATATCATTATATTCCATGAGATGATACATACAATGAAACATAAGGAAGGTAGTAGTGGTACTATGGATTTAAAATTGGATCTCTCTAAAGCTTTTGACAGACTTGAGTGGCCATTTCTTTTTGGAATGCTTAGGAAAATTGGTTTCCATGTAAAATTTTGCAAGCTGGTAGAACAATGTATTAGCACATCTAAGATATCTATTCTTCTCAATGGTTCTCCCACTGAGGAATTTTATCATACTAGAGGTATAAGACAAGGGGATTCCCTTTCCCCTTATATGTTCATTATTGCTATggaatttttatctagattgcttACAAATGCTGCTAATAACCATGTGATCTCAGGATTTAAAGATGCTAGAAATGCTCCAGGTATCACTCATCTTTTATTTGCAGATGATATTCTCATCTTTGCTAAAGCTGATATGCATAACATAGCTGGTATCTTGGATGTGCTTGAGAAATTTGGCATGTACTCTGGTCAGATGCTCAATTTTGGTAAATCTAGTGTTTACTTTAGTAAGAATATTAGTCTTGAAAACAAAACTTTTCTTACTAATGCTCTTAAAATGTCTGAGATGAAGGACTCTGACAAGTACTTAGGTGTAACTCTGTTGCTAGGAAGGGATAAAACTAAAGCCTTTAAACCCATCCTCCAGTCTTTTGGATCAAGATACAAAAATTGGAAAGGAAAAACCATGAATCATTCTGCTAGAACAACCATGGTTAAACATGTTTTAAACACTCTTCCTTCTCATAAGATGAGAAGTTTTAGAATTCCCAAAACTATGATAACTCAGTTGGATACTCTCCAAAGACAGTTCTGGTGGGGAAAAGAAAAAGGTCTTTTCTTTATTGGTTGGAACAAGCTTATGGTTCCAAAGGCTCTTGGTGGTCTAGGTTTTAGAAATCTTGAACACTTTAATACTGCTCTTCTTGCCAAAGTGGCTTGGAGAGCTTGTAATGATGAGGATTCTTTGTGCTTTGAAATTCTTAAAGCCAAGTATTCTAAAGATGGAAACTTTCTGCA ATGTGGTACAAAAATTAATATATGGCTAGATTGTTGGATTATAGGTCTTGATAGTCCACCTGTTCCTATCGTAGGTTCTTCTAGTTATAGTAATTTTACATTG ATTCCTTCCACTGGAGAGGACTTTCTTATTTGGAAACCTGACAGAAAAGGTCAATTTTCTGTCAAGAGTGCCTATAATACCATTTGCACTAATGATGTCAATAGTATAGTTTCTATTGATACTACTCCTAAGGAAGTTTGGTCTCAATTATGGCATTTTAGAATCCCTCATAGAGTTCAACTTTTCATTTGGAAGT GGAATAATACTGGCTCTCCTTTATGTCTAACTGATACTAAGTATGTCTACAGATTAATGACTACAATGTG TTTTGTTTCTAATTCTACTAATGTGTTAAATATTAAGGCTTGGGTTCCTCCTGATAAGGAATTTGTGAAAATAAACATTGATGGATCTtataaatcaacaacaaaaaaagggaGTATTGGTCTAATTCTACGTGACTCTGCAG ACCAACAATCACATGTTCATTGGTTCAACTCAAATATAGTGGAAAAAGTGAAATCTAAATGCAATAGTAGTAACAGACTTTGGTTTTTTAAATCCATTCATAGACTAGGTAATAATGTTGCGCATTCTCTAGCTCGTAAAGCAAGAGATGACGAACAAGATTTCTGTTTTGTCTCAGATTTCCCTGTTTTTATTTCTAAACTTTTGGAAAAAGATCACTATAATCTTGCAGTATGA